From Candidatus Binatia bacterium, one genomic window encodes:
- the pheT gene encoding phenylalanine--tRNA ligase subunit beta, with translation MPTIDVSLSDLCSLVGTKMTVDELDHRLEWVKGELKRGESDEELRVELQDTNRPDLWCIEGIARQIRFSLEQTRDWRDDYGFFERHAALAGRIEVDASVEKVRPYVSGFVARGWTVDDAGLRAFIQAQETLSQNYGRKRATLAIGIYDGKSVEFPISYRAVPMDDAASAFVPLPPAGELPDEVPAGRWKEAWTPGEILRDHPTGREYQSAISGDLAPILTDARGEVLSFPPIINSASLGRVVVGMDELFVEVTGATLDQVLLAANILAANMRDRGAEILPVSTRYSYDTPRGRDVIAPHPLNEKRVLALPLERFRTLLGEPEIAAGEVASALHAYGLDVRSESDHLRVEAPPYRADYLHEVDAVEDYAISRGYDTFSAKMPEEFTVGRLLPLTDLVDRARDRMIGYGFEEAISNILTAPHMLRTAMNLTDEFDGIPGLHGGRLVQIANVMNENYACLRDWVLPSLLEVESHSAGAVYPHYVFEAGEVAVVDDQAALGSRTEQRIGALLAHEKASFTEAQSYLYVLLGHLGIEGVRLEATEHPSFLPGRVATVNVPGQDRPVGLLGELHPEVLAGDEGFGVRVPCAAFELSLARFVED, from the coding sequence ATGCCGACCATCGATGTGAGCCTGTCGGACCTCTGCTCGCTAGTCGGCACCAAGATGACCGTCGATGAACTCGACCACCGCCTCGAGTGGGTGAAGGGTGAGTTGAAGCGCGGCGAGAGCGACGAGGAGCTTCGGGTCGAGCTGCAGGACACGAACCGTCCGGATCTCTGGTGCATCGAAGGCATCGCCCGCCAGATCCGCTTCTCCCTCGAGCAGACCCGCGACTGGCGCGACGACTACGGCTTCTTCGAGCGGCACGCCGCACTCGCCGGCCGGATCGAGGTCGACGCCTCAGTGGAGAAGGTGCGGCCCTACGTCTCCGGCTTCGTCGCGCGCGGTTGGACCGTGGACGACGCCGGGTTGCGGGCCTTCATTCAAGCGCAGGAGACGCTGTCCCAAAACTACGGTCGCAAGCGCGCGACCCTCGCGATCGGCATCTACGACGGCAAGAGCGTCGAGTTCCCGATTTCGTATCGGGCGGTGCCGATGGATGACGCCGCGAGCGCGTTCGTGCCTCTCCCGCCCGCAGGTGAACTGCCCGACGAGGTCCCCGCCGGCCGCTGGAAGGAAGCTTGGACGCCAGGGGAGATCCTGCGCGATCATCCGACGGGCCGAGAGTACCAGTCCGCGATTTCCGGCGACCTCGCCCCGATACTCACCGACGCGCGCGGCGAGGTTCTCTCGTTCCCGCCGATCATCAACTCGGCCTCCCTCGGTCGAGTAGTCGTGGGGATGGATGAGCTGTTCGTCGAGGTCACGGGTGCGACCCTCGATCAAGTGCTGCTGGCGGCGAACATCCTGGCGGCCAACATGCGCGACCGGGGAGCCGAGATTCTCCCGGTGTCCACGCGTTACTCGTACGATACGCCCCGTGGCCGTGACGTGATCGCGCCACACCCGTTGAATGAAAAGCGGGTTCTGGCGCTGCCGCTCGAACGGTTCCGGACGTTGCTAGGTGAGCCGGAGATCGCGGCCGGAGAGGTCGCGTCGGCTTTGCACGCCTATGGCCTCGACGTTCGGTCCGAGAGCGATCACCTCCGAGTCGAGGCGCCGCCCTATCGTGCGGACTACTTGCACGAAGTCGATGCCGTCGAGGACTACGCGATCAGTCGCGGCTACGACACGTTCAGCGCGAAGATGCCTGAGGAGTTCACGGTCGGTCGACTCCTGCCGCTCACGGATCTGGTTGATCGCGCGCGCGATCGTATGATCGGATACGGCTTCGAGGAAGCCATCAGCAACATTCTGACCGCGCCGCACATGCTGCGCACTGCAATGAACCTCACCGACGAGTTCGACGGCATTCCGGGGCTGCACGGTGGCCGTCTCGTGCAGATCGCGAACGTCATGAACGAGAACTACGCCTGTCTGCGGGATTGGGTCCTTCCGTCCTTGCTGGAGGTCGAGAGTCACAGTGCCGGCGCCGTGTATCCCCACTACGTCTTCGAGGCGGGGGAGGTCGCGGTGGTGGACGACCAAGCGGCGCTCGGGTCACGGACCGAACAGCGGATCGGGGCCCTCCTCGCGCACGAGAAGGCGAGCTTCACCGAAGCGCAGTCGTACCTCTACGTCCTTCTCGGTCATCTCGGCATCGAAGGCGTTCGGCTCGAGGCGACGGAGCATCCGAGTTTCCTGCCAGGCCGGGTGGCGACGGTGAACGTGCCCGGTCAGGATCGCCCGGTCGGGCTGCTGGGTGAGCTTCATCCCGAAGTGCTCGCCGGCGATGAGGGCTTCGGGGTTCGTGTACCGTGCGCCGCGTTCGAGCTCTCGTTGGCCCGGTTCGTCGAGGACTGA
- a CDS encoding phenylalanine--tRNA ligase subunit alpha, whose product MPADGPLLSPNETRILVALVDGKERTVEETADAAGLDAAQVRSAIESLKARGFAELTQEDIDRLAMASELGRRFADVGTPEICILRRIEEGATTVPGCQDVAEHDRRAIGTAFGFLKKNGYIEVAAGAVSVADGKGADLDNALSTLRELVKAGEAGLDWDALPEAFRTRYQPRKRGGSDPVVDLRETVTRRYRLTPSGVDAAGPAASALDAPAALTRDMLRTGEWRDILSTTGFRPYQFGDPPVPVVGRRDAYREFLDVVKQKLLSLGFEEMGGSLVETEFWDMDALFLPQFHPAREIHDVYFVDAEGEGYASEEGKADADTISAVAREHEGGGPSGSRGWGYEFDHVRTRRLVLRSQGTVLSARWLSRPDLKIPGKYFGMARCFRYDTVDSTHAPDFFQVEGIVASDRTSFRHLLGLLELFAVEIAGAKKVRFVPAYFPFTEPSVEIHVEHPDLGWMELGGAGIFRPEVTNPHGVDVPVIAWGLGLDRMAMIALGIKDIRELFTNNIPNGLQALRDRGAY is encoded by the coding sequence ATGCCCGCGGACGGACCGCTTCTTTCCCCCAACGAAACCCGGATTCTCGTCGCGCTCGTCGACGGCAAGGAGCGCACGGTCGAGGAGACCGCGGACGCTGCGGGGCTCGATGCCGCGCAGGTTCGTTCCGCGATCGAGAGCCTCAAGGCCCGCGGGTTCGCCGAGCTGACGCAGGAGGACATCGACCGCCTCGCGATGGCCTCGGAGCTCGGCCGACGCTTCGCCGACGTGGGCACCCCGGAGATCTGCATCCTGCGTCGCATCGAGGAGGGGGCGACCACGGTGCCGGGCTGCCAGGACGTTGCCGAGCACGATCGGCGCGCCATCGGCACGGCGTTCGGGTTTCTCAAAAAGAATGGGTACATCGAAGTCGCGGCGGGCGCGGTGTCTGTCGCGGACGGGAAGGGCGCGGATCTCGACAATGCGCTGTCGACCCTCCGTGAACTGGTAAAAGCCGGCGAAGCCGGGCTCGATTGGGACGCGTTGCCCGAGGCGTTCCGCACCCGGTACCAGCCGCGGAAGCGAGGCGGTTCCGACCCGGTCGTCGATCTGCGTGAGACGGTCACCCGGCGCTACCGACTGACGCCGTCCGGTGTTGATGCGGCAGGCCCCGCCGCGAGCGCTCTCGACGCGCCGGCTGCGCTGACGCGCGACATGCTTCGAACCGGGGAGTGGCGCGACATCCTCTCGACCACTGGATTCCGGCCCTACCAGTTCGGTGATCCGCCGGTTCCCGTCGTCGGCCGTCGCGACGCATACCGCGAGTTCCTGGACGTCGTGAAGCAGAAGCTCCTCTCGCTCGGTTTCGAAGAGATGGGCGGGTCCCTGGTCGAGACCGAGTTCTGGGACATGGATGCGTTGTTCCTTCCGCAGTTCCACCCGGCGCGCGAGATTCACGACGTCTACTTCGTCGACGCGGAGGGGGAGGGCTACGCGTCCGAGGAGGGGAAGGCAGACGCCGACACGATCTCTGCCGTCGCTCGGGAGCACGAGGGGGGCGGGCCTTCTGGCTCGCGCGGTTGGGGATACGAGTTCGACCACGTGCGAACGCGTCGTCTCGTACTGCGCTCACAGGGAACCGTGCTCTCCGCTCGCTGGCTCTCGAGACCGGATCTCAAGATCCCAGGCAAGTACTTCGGGATGGCGCGCTGCTTCCGTTACGACACGGTCGACTCGACGCACGCGCCCGACTTTTTCCAGGTCGAGGGCATTGTGGCTTCGGACCGCACGAGCTTCCGCCACCTGCTGGGCCTGCTCGAATTGTTCGCCGTCGAGATCGCCGGCGCCAAGAAGGTGCGATTCGTGCCGGCGTACTTCCCGTTCACGGAACCGTCGGTCGAGATCCACGTCGAGCATCCGGACCTCGGCTGGATGGAGCTCGGCGGGGCCGGCATCTTCCGCCCGGAGGTGACGAACCCGCACGGGGTGGACGTTCCCGTCATCGCCTGGGGCCTCGGCCTCGACCGGATGGCGATGATCGCTCTGGGGATCAAGGACATCCGCGAGCTCTTCACAAACAACATCCCGAACGGGCTCCAGGCTCTGCGTGACCGAGGTGCGTACTAA